GTGTCGCGCGGCAGGTCGGCCGTCTGGTCCGTGGCCGGATACCAGACCTCCACCGGCAGCGTGCGCGCGCTTTGTGTGGCCGGGTCCCAGCGCCCCTGGTCGATCAGCACCAGCGTGGTGACGCCCACCTGGTACGGCCCAAGCTCACGCGGATCATAGTACGGCTCCTCTTCATCGTCGTCCGAGTCGTCGTCATCGTCCGCGTCGTCGTCCGCCGCGTCGTCGTCATCATCGTCGGCTGCGTTGTCGCAGGCCGAGACGATCAGCGTGGCCGCGAGCAGTAAGATAAACAGTACGACCGGAGTGCGCCAAGTCTCCATCAACGTCACCTGCAATTTGTAGGTAGGTTTATTGTTTCAAACTCGGCGCTTATTGAACAGTTAATTACCGATCAGCTCGACCAGGCGCTGTAAAACGACCTCGGGCTCGATGCGCTCCATGCACAGCGGATAGCCTTGCGGGCAGTCGGCGCGGCCCTGCAGCGAGTGGCACGGCGCGCATTCCAGATCGCTGACCACGCTTGCGGCGCGCTCGCTCCACGGCGCGGCGCGCGTTGATTGCGACGGCCCGAACAGCGCCAGACACGGTGCGCCCACGGCGCAGGCCAGGTGCATGATTCCCGAGTCGTTGCTGACCACGGCCCTACAGCGCGCGATCAGCGCGGCAGTGTCCAGTACGTCCAGAGCGCCATCCAGGGACTGCATTGGAACCTGCGCCAAGTCGCGGATCTGCGCCTCGATGACGGTCTCGTCGGGACCGTCGAGCACGATCGTGTTCCAGCCGAGGTGCTCGTGGATCAGCTCGGCCAGGCGCGCGAAATGTCGGGCAGGCCAACGCTTGTCGGCAAATCCCGGATCGCTCCCCGGATGGATCCCCACCAGGCCCGCGCTTTGAAGGCCGCTTTCACGGATAAAATCATCGGCGCGTTCCAATGCCGAGTCCGGCAGCTTGATCGCCGGGCCGGGCAAACGCCGAGGCGTTGCTCCGAGCAACGCCTCGGCGAGCTGCATGTTGCGCTCCACGTCGTGGGCCAGCGGATCGTGCGCAATGCGCACGGTGAGCAGCCGGGCCAGGCTTCCCATGCCGCCGGGCAGCTCGTGGCCGATGCGCACGGTCGCGCCGCTGAGCCGGGCCAACAGTTGCGCCGCCCTGCCGCCGGGAAAGCAGACCAACGCGGCACGGTAGCGCCCTGCCCTGCATTGCGCGGCGAGCCGCGGCAGGCCCGCGCGTCCGGGAGGCAGCAGCAGCGTGTTGGCGGCCAGGCCGGTCTGGCGCACAAAGCGCACGGCCGTTGGCGTGCGCAACGCCAGATCGAGCGGACCGCCCAGGGCGTGCGCCACGGCATTAATCGCCGGTGCTGCGAGCAACAGATTGCCCAGCCCCTGCAGGCTGATCGCCAGCACCTGCGATGCGCGTAGTTGGCCAATGTTATTCATCGCAACCGATAAGCTTCCGCTCCCTTGCACAATGATTTAAACTTTACTTTACCTTAAACGCCGAGCGGAGGCACCGTGGATCCCAAGTCGCTGGCCTATGTGGCCTGGGCCGTTAAGCAGTTCGAGATCAGTGAGCCGGTGCTCGAGATCGGCGCCGGATGGAAGCCCGACTACTATCGCCGCCTGTTCGGCTCGCGCGCCTACATCACCCAGGACATCCGCTCCTACCAGGAGCGCGGGGTCAAGCTCGACATCATCTGCGACGCGGCGGACATGCGCGGCGTGGTCGACGATTGCTCGATCGGCACCCTGCTGTGCCTGAACACCCTCGAACACGTGGCCGTGCCGCAGACGATCATCGACGAGGCGCAGCGCGTGCTGGTCCCAGGCGGACGGCTGATCGTCACCGTGCCCACGCGCTGTCCGATCCACCGCGCGCCCAAGGACTACTGGCGGATCATGCCCGACGGCATGGCCTGGCTGCTGCGCGAATTTCAGCTCGAGGACATGATGCTCGGCCGATCAAGAACCTACCCCTCGGTGGTCAACACTGTCAGCCGCAAACTTCCACAGGGCGAACAACCGCAAGAGTTCGACCTGGGCCGCGCACGGATGGTGCGCGAGAACTCGGCCGCGGTAAATACGGTCGACGCGCTGCTGGAAAAGTTCAACCTGCAATTGATCAAACTGCGCTGATTCGGGGCCTACCTTTTAACTAGAAAGTAGATTCGCTTGGCCAGCTTCATCAGCCGCGGCCGGGCCGAGACCCACTTCATCAGCTCCAGCCGCGATTTGTCCCAGCGCTCGGCGTAGAACGCCAGCAGTAAAAACGCGAGGCGCTTGTCGCGGTTGCGAATTAAAAGCTCGGCCAGCCAGGGGCTGATCCGCGGCACCACCTGAATCAGCAGGTTGAAAAAATCGCGTCGCGGCTTGCCGTAGAAATAGCTGTACCCGTCCGAGTCGCCCACGTCGATCCCGTCGCGTTGCGCCATGGCCGCGATCTGCGTGCCCGGGAAGTACGCCAGGGGAAAGATGTTGAGCCAATAGGGCCGCGGGGTTTTAAGCAGCGTGCGCACCAGTTGCAGCCGGTCGCGGTCGGTCTCCCAG
The Candidatus Alcyoniella australis DNA segment above includes these coding regions:
- a CDS encoding glycosyltransferase family 9 protein is translated as MNNIGQLRASQVLAISLQGLGNLLLAAPAINAVAHALGGPLDLALRTPTAVRFVRQTGLAANTLLLPPGRAGLPRLAAQCRAGRYRAALVCFPGGRAAQLLARLSGATVRIGHELPGGMGSLARLLTVRIAHDPLAHDVERNMQLAEALLGATPRRLPGPAIKLPDSALERADDFIRESGLQSAGLVGIHPGSDPGFADKRWPARHFARLAELIHEHLGWNTIVLDGPDETVIEAQIRDLAQVPMQSLDGALDVLDTAALIARCRAVVSNDSGIMHLACAVGAPCLALFGPSQSTRAAPWSERAASVVSDLECAPCHSLQGRADCPQGYPLCMERIEPEVVLQRLVELIGN
- a CDS encoding methyltransferase domain-containing protein, encoding MDPKSLAYVAWAVKQFEISEPVLEIGAGWKPDYYRRLFGSRAYITQDIRSYQERGVKLDIICDAADMRGVVDDCSIGTLLCLNTLEHVAVPQTIIDEAQRVLVPGGRLIVTVPTRCPIHRAPKDYWRIMPDGMAWLLREFQLEDMMLGRSRTYPSVVNTVSRKLPQGEQPQEFDLGRARMVRENSAAVNTVDALLEKFNLQLIKLR